The Chitinivibrio alkaliphilus ACht1 DNA segment TTCTGTTTGTTTTGCCCGTTTTTGTGCTGCTCGGGGAAGAGCGGGAGCAGCGCTGTCGCAGGCTGAATCTGTCACGAGTGAAATACCGCCCACACGCATGCCACAGTGGGCTGCTGCAATGGCTTCCATGACCGTGCTCATTCCAACCGTGTGCGCCCCCCACATACGATACATGGCGTTTTCTGCCGGGGTTGGTGTTTCCGGTCCAGAAATGCCGGCATACACACCGCAGTGTGTGGGAAGGGAGAGCTCCCGTCCTGCCTGGATCAGTATCTCTGTAACACCTCCAGAATATACTTCATGGAGCGAAGGATAACGAGGGCCGATTTTATAATTATCTGTGCCGCGAAGGGGGGAACATCCCGTGAGGTTAATATGGTCTTCTATGAAAAAGAGCGCCCCTGGTGGCACCGTGGGACAGCATGCTCCTGATGCATTGGTAAGAAGCAGGGTTTCTATGCCCAGGCTTTGGGCGATATAGACGGGAGTAACCACCTGTTGCGGGGTATAGCACTCATAGAGATGGGAGCGTCCCTCAAAAATAAGGATATGTTTGCTGCCCTTCTGTGCCACATGCATATTTCCCCGATGGTGCGAGGTTGTGCAGTGTGGCATGGGCTCTATGTCGTGGTAGGGAATTGTGGTGACAACCTTGATGTGGTGTACGAGGTTGTTCCAGCCCGAACCAAGAATAAGAGCCTCTCTAAGATTATAGGATCTGAGGGTGGTATGGAGCGGGGGCGATAGAATCATGAATCTATAGGGAGGCCTTATTCGTCATCGTGAGAGGCGTCGTCATCGTCAAGATGTCCTCCCATTACATCGAGATACGAGAGTTGGTCACGCAGCATTGCGCGAAATCGGGCGAGGAAACTCTCTTTCTGTGCCTGTAGAGAGCGTATCTCTCCGGTTAACTCATGAATTCGTGAACGGGTTTCGTCTTCATAGCGGTCGGCCCGTACCTGCGCGTCCTTGAGAATGAGCTCCGCTTCTTTTTGGGCATTGGCCCGTGCATCGTCGGTGGCTCGTTGTGCCGTCATAAGGGTCTCATTCATGGTGTGCTCAATTTTTTTATAATGCCCCACCTGTCCCGTGAGCTCTTTAATTTTGGTCGCCATGGCATTGTTTTTTGCAGAAAGGTCGGCCACTTCGTCGGCAATCTGCTGAAGAAAGCTCATGACATGATCTTCATCAAGACCATTGAACAGCTGTTTCCGAAATTTGTAATTCCTAATTTCAATAGGGGTTATTTCCATGGAGCCTCACAGAGATGACGTTCTCAAAGGGTTAGTGCCAGACGTTTCACAATATCTATGAATATAAATAAAATAATTGGTGAAAAATCAATGCCCATTGAGTTTTGCGGTAAAAAAGATCGTATCGGCGCAAGAAGGGGATCTACCACAGAGCACACCCAGCGGGTAAATTCATTTGCCGATTCATACTGCAACCACGAGAGGATAATCCGAATAAGCAAGAGAAGCTCTGCTGCATTAAAAAGCAGGACAAGAACCCACATTTACTCCTCCCGTGATCCAACAATGCGTGAGCCAATTCGCACCATGGTGGCTCCTTCGGCAATGGCGAGGGGGAAATCGCCACTCATGCCCATGGAGAGTTCTACGCGTTTTTCGTGGCAGAGGTCCTGGATTGATTCGCCGAGGGCCCGCAGGGTTGCAAAGGCCGCACGGGTTTGCTGTTCTGTTCCCCCCAGGGGGCCCATGGTCATAAGTCCCCGCAGGGAAAGATGGGGCTTTTGGGCAATTAATTCGCACAGGTGACGTGCTTCTTCAGGACGGCAGCCCGACTTTTGCGCTTCACCGGAGGTGTTCACCTGCAGACAGATATTGATTGTCTTAGAAAGCTCCCCGGCAGCATCGTTCAGCTTGGTGATAATCTTAGGTCGATCCACCGAATGAGCCCAATCGATATAGGGAGCAACCTTGTTCACCTTATTACTCTGCAGTTGTCCGATAAGGTGCATGGTAAAGTTTCCCTGTAACTGGGGGACTTTCTCCATGATTTCCTGTGGACGGTTTTCGCCGATATGTACATTGCCGCGAGAGATTACCGCCTGTGCCAAGGCACAGGGTTTTCTCTTGGTCACCACAATGCAGGTGATCTCTGAGGGATCACGTCCTGCGTCGGTACAGGCGCGGTTAATTTCTTCATGCACCTGTGCTACGGTTGTGTCAAGATATGAATATTCCATGGTATCTCCGTACTGGTTTTAGTTAAATCCCATGGCTTTGCGAAGCTGGGATATTTTTGCCGCTGCTTTTTCTCGCGCCTTTTCCGCTCCTTTTTGGAGAATCGCATCAATTTGTGCAGTATCTCCCATGAGTTCGTTGTAGATGGCTCGTTTTGGCCCAATAATCTCTTCAAGAACCTCGTAGAGGGCGGTTTTGGCTTCTCCCCACCCCATGCCACCCGCGCGGTACCGTGCGGCCAGATCTTCCTGCTGTTGCTGCGTAGCAAAGAGAGAATAGAGCGCAAAAACGCTACACTGTTGCGGGTCTTTTACTTCGTGAATTTCCTGAGAGTTTGTTTGTATTTTCATGATTTTTTTACGAAACTGTTTTTGCGGAATAAACAAGGGGATCGTGTTGTTGTAGCTTTTACTCATTTTACGCCCGTCCTGTCCAATAACCAAGGCGGTATTGGTGTGGGTGATGGCCCGGGGAATCCGGAGGAGCTCATCTTTGTAGTTTGCGTTAATAGTTTGCGCAATATCGGCAGCCATCTCCAAATGCTGCACTTGATCTTTCCCTACGGGCACCACGTGGGCATCAAAGAGAAGAATATCTGCTGCCATGAGAATGGGGTATGTGTAGAGCCCCATATTAACGCCGAAGTCGTGATCTTTGCCCGCTGCAACGTTTGCCTGCACCAGTGCCTTATAGGCATGGGCGCGATTCATCAGCCCCTTGGCAGTAAAGGCCATGAGCATGGTGGTAAGCTCGAAGGTTTCTGGCACGTCTGACTGACGATAAAACAGGACCTTTTCAGGATCAAGGCCACAGGCAATCCACGTGGCGGCTACTTCATAGGTCATTTGTCGCAGTTCATGGGCATCGCGCACGCTGTTGAGCGCATGGTAATCGGCGATAAAGTAGTGCGCATGATACTCCTGAGCAAGTTCAAGGGCAGGGGCTATGGCCCCCATGTAATTTCCAAGATGGGGCATACCCGTGGGCTTTATTCCCGTGAGTGAAATTTTTCGGTCCATCTCTGCTCCTTTTGTATTTTTGCAAAAAATAGTTTTTGCCCCTAAACAGGGGGAGAGCAATAACGTATATTTGGACAGGTAGTTCTTGCTGAGGTAGATATGACAGAAACGGTGTATAGAGACATTCAGGAGCGAACCCGTCGAGGAGAAAAACTTCTCTGGGTGCTGCTTGATCCAGATGATGCAACCCCTCGTGAGGCGGGGGAGCGCGCGCGTACGGCAGAGGATCACGGAGCCCATGCCATTCTTGTGGGCGGGTCTCTCATGTCCAGTGTTCATTTTGATGAATTTGTTTTGTCCGTACGGGATGCCGTGAATATTCCCGTGTTGCTCTTTCCCGGAGATGCCACACAGATTTCTGCCCATGCTCATGGGGTGTTGTTCCTTACGCTTCTTTCGGGCCGAAACCCCAATTTTTTAATTGGGGAGCAGCTCAAGGGAGCTCCGCGCATTCGCCAAGCCGGTATAGAGCCCATGGCCACAGCCTACCTTCTTGTTGAGTCGGGAAATACCACCTCCGTGGAGTTTATGAGTAACACAAAGCCCTTGCCACGGGACAAGCCGGATATTGCAGCCATGCATGCCCTTGCCGCTGAGTATATGGGACAGAAACTACTCTACCTTGAAGCGGGCAGTGGCGCTCATTCCTCAGTACCGCCGGCGCTCATTACGGCTGTTCGTCATAGTACCTCTCTGCCACTCATTGTCGGTGGCGGCTTGCGTAGTGTGGCCCATGTGCAGGAGAAGCTTGCGGCCGGTGCCGATATTATTGTTACGGGCACTGTTGTTTCCGAAGCAGGGGGCACACAGACCCTTGCAGATTTTGCGCGGGTGGTGCGTGAGGCATGGCGCAGGTGATCTTTTTCTGTACCTACTAAAAAAATCAGGCAACTGCGTAGCACGTAGTATATATTTTACGGAGGGAGTGGGTAGTATAGCATACTACTGAAAATCACAATACAAGAACTGGATGGGACATGAAACATAAGTATTCACACGGTTTTACCTTGGTAGAAGTGTTAGTGGTGGTGGCCATAATCGGAATTTTGGCGACCACTGTTACCTTTGCCGTGGGGCCTTTAGTAGAGCGTCGTCGAGCGGAGGCGCAGGTTGTTTCCCTCTTTTCACAGTTGCGAAATGTGCGGGCAAAGGCCATCGCTCTCAACCGGCGGCTGTACGTTGAGCTACAGAGTAGTCCCGATGATATTCGTCTTGTCGATGAAAATGACACGGTCTATCCCTCGGTGTTTACAGACCCCCTTGATCTGTTTCAATATGGAGATCTTCCTGCGGGGCTTGCCGGGTTTGATGGGTCAGAGCCTATTCAGGGAGATTGGGCTAATCATGACAGAATTACCTTTCACCACGACGGCATTGGAACAATTACCTCCGGGGTGGTGTATCTACAAAATATTCAACGCCCTGATGAAGGGTTTGCCCTGGTTCGAACGTCAGAACGAAATACCTTATCACTCTATTTTTGGGACGGAGCACAATGGCTGAAGCGGGAGTAAATAAACACGGTTTTTCCGTGGCGGAAGTAATGATTGCCATGGTAGTTCTTGGTATTGCCATCACCATTACCACCTCTACCATTCTTCATATTGCCCAGCAGGGTGATGACACAAAGGTAAGTAACTACGGCTACATGCTTACCAAGGAAAAATTAATGGAGTATACGCGCGATGGAGCCCCCTCGCGGAGCGTGGGCACCTACGAAGATACGCAGGAACGTGAGGGGATACGTTATACACGTGAGGCTGAGGTGACCACGGAGCAAACGGTTATTGTCACTACGACATGGGCTGTGAACGGCAGAAAAGATTCCGTGGTACTGCGCGGCCGACTCCGTGGATCTCCCTGTCCCGACATAGGGAACAACTCTCCCCCAGAAAGTCTTACCGTATACCACGGTGTAGCGGGAGACTCCCATTTTACTCTTGAGGACGGTGAGAGTGCGGATGATTCGGTACGGTTTTTTGTTGCTGAAGGAGACTCTCTCTCCCAAAACACACGCCTTGCCACTTTGGTGGGGCATGATCCTGATATTGAAGAGGGAGATCGCCTCTCCTTTCATCTGGATGATACAGAGGGGGACAATGCCTTTTTTCGCATTACACGTGATGAACTGTATCCGGCCCAGCCCCTTGATACCGGGGAGTACACCCTCTTCATAGAGGTGCGAGATTGTTTTGATGAAACTCTTACAGCGGAAATGACTATACTGGTGGAACAGGAGTTTTCCTTCTCCATTACTGTCCCGGATGTGTCCATTCACGAGCACTACCCCGATACATCCCCGTACTATGATACGTTTGCCTATGCTGACCCAGATTCTCGCGAGGTGGTGCAGGCAGAACTCACGGGGGGGAGTATTGCATTTTCAGATCTTGATACAATAGAGCTCATCGAGGACGGCGGTGGTATATTCGCTATTACCGATGAGGGATTGGTGTATATTCAAGAGGGGCGAGAAAAAGATTTGGATTATGATACGGGCACGCAAAATTACACCCTCCGTGTTACAGCAGAGTATGATGAAACAAACACTGCCTCTGCGTTTTTTACGGTCTCGTTAAAAGATGTCAATGAGCCACCCACGGGGGGCACCCTTTCCAATGTTAGGGTGCCGAAAATACCTGTAGGTACTGGATTTACCCCCTCTGTGGGCATACTTCGGGCCGAAGACCCTGATCGAGATGAGAGCCACACCTTTGAGATCACATCGGGAAGCAATGTCGAAATTACAAATGATTCGATCCTCAGGTTTATTGGCTCTGATGATGAATCGCCTGAATCGGTTACCATAGAGGTGACAGATCGTCACAATGTAGATTCCGACACGTTTCTGGGAACTGTTTTTACAGAGACAGTTACAGTTAATCTAAAGCGTAAAGATCATTCATGGTTCCGTAATACAGATAATGTGCCTGTATTTAATGATAACTTTGAATGGGCTTCTGCAGAATTGGGAGATCTTGTTCGTCATGGGGAGCGTATCTATGAGGTGGTGAATACTGATGGGGCCGCATGGGGGCAGATTTCGAGTGCTAATTTTGAAAAGCGATTTGATGTGCCAGAGGAGAGTGAATAATGACACGGAGATATCAAGGGGAAGCATCCTCCTCCTTCCCCACGGGAAATTGTCGTGGCGTAACCTTGGTAGAACTGATTGTATACATGGTGGTAAGTATCTTTGTGATCACCTTTTCTCTGGAACTTATCACATCCCTACTTACCAATATGGAGCAAGAGCGTCGCGTGGTGGATATTCAACACGATGGCTCAGATATTATCAATATGCTTCTGCGGGATGTGGGCTCCATGGGGTTTAAATACTACCTTGGCACGTCCAATGGCACCGATTTTGTCCGCTATCGTATTCCGGGAACATGGACGGGGGCCGATGTCTATGAGACAGCTCCTGACCCACTTCCCGCAGACTCCGCTGCCTCGTTTTTTGTTGAAAAAGCTGTGGGGGGGGATGTCCTCGACTCTCTGACGTTCTTTCGCGGGCTCATGGAAACCTCTCTTGAACCGGCAGACCAACCGGCAGAACGGGTCTCCTATTTTGTCAATGGGGGTAAATTGAAACGGGTTTTGACGTCCTTTGTCGATGGTTCCTATGATGCTGCTCAGGGCGACACCGTGGTGATACATGATAATACCGTGGGGCTGGTATTTACCTTTTCCCCTGACTATGAACGCTGGTATGCAGATCCTTCAGGACAGCGCGATGAGATTCGCTATATGCGCATCAGCCTGCTTATTCGTTCCACACGGGAGGGAAGCGTTCAAACCAACCGAGATTTCATTTTGGCACGGGCCGCTGATCTCGAAGACCTGGATACCGATATGGTGTACAGTGTTGAAAGTGACCGGCATTTGTATCGAAAATATGAAGCAACCGTAGAGGTACCGAGTAATGGAATATTATAATTCAAAGGGAATGTCCCTTGCCTACGCCATAATAGCGGTGGTTGTATTAGGGATAATTGCGGCAACACTCCTCAGTATTTCTCACAGTCATCGTATACAGGAGATTCAGTATACAAACTCTTTGAGCGCGCGAGCTGCAGTTCATGCGGGGCTCAATGATGCCCGTTCCTTTTTTGAAAGCCGCGATATGGAAGATTCCGTGGTGGCGTTGTTAAACCGCTGGGTAGATGGTGACGCAGATGCGGTACGGGATCGGTGGGTATTAGATCGTGACGTTGGAGATAGTCTCTGGATTGTCTCTGGTAATATGGAGTACCGTGTTGAAGTGGTAGGGTTTGATCCAAACACTTACTCCATATCGATTTTTTCTGAGGGCGTGGGTCGTGGTGGCGCTCGTGCATCAGCGCTTGGGGTGTATACCCTCCACGGATTAGAACGGAGAGTCGAGAATGTTACCGTGCCGATTAATGCGTTGCAGATAGATAACGGGAACTACGAGTTCAATGTACAACTAACGATTAATGGGCCAACCTCAGTGCGGCGTGTTATGAGGATGAATAACGGACCGGTACGCTTTAACGGTCCCTTTCGGTTTGATGCAGACCATGATGGAGAGCTGGAAACAAGTAGCATTGGTGTCACCACCCGATTTGATGGTTCGGCCTATTTTGCCGGTCCACTACATTATGATGGTGGAGAATATCGTTTCATGGATAACGTCGGCTTTGCCCAGGATTTTCGTTATGGATCCTCAGGGTTTACTATGGAAGGGGGGAACATCTTTTTTAATGGTGCCGTAGATAAGGATGGGGGAGGAACGGATGATCTTGGCGGAGCAGATCTTCATTACTCAGAGTCTGCCAGTGTGACAACCGCGAATGGAGAAGTGACTCCCTTGGAAAATCAGTTTACCAATAAGGGCAATGTCCATACTGATTATGGAGATGATATTGATACTCTGCCCAATCATGTGGGTGTTCATGAAAAGCTCGGCTTGGTACATTTTAACTATAATCTCCCCTTACAGCATGGAGATATATGGCGCCCCACGGGGCCTATTACGGCAGAAGAGTTAAACACGGAGTTTGCACAACGAGAGCTCTGGGAAGATGAATTTCTTGTGGTTCATTTTGATAATATCAGCTCTGGCGGCATGCTTATTCAATCACATGGGGTGGAGTTTGACGGAAAAGCGATTATTATTATTAATGGAGCAGCTTGGCAGGGGATACGTCTCAATACCACCTCCACGGCAAATGTGGCAATTTATGCAGAAGACTACGATGGGTCCTCCTATGCTTTCCATGAGCCGGAGTATATGCGCGGGTTTATTTATTTTAACTCCGTAAGTGATGACAATCAACAAACCTTTCGGGCTCGTCATCCATTGTCTCATTATGACGGGGCTATTTATGCGGGGAAAGATGCGGGGACGAAGTTTGATGGAGGATGGAATGCTCATCAAATGGTGACCTTTAACCCCGACGTGATCAACGAGCTTGCAGCGGTGGGGCTTTTTAGCGACCCCGATGATTATGAAGAGAATGTTATTGTGGTTTCTCCCAACGGCATCTCTTCATCGCTTCTGAGCCGTTCGTTCTAAGTACGGCTGTGTTGCCTCGTCCTTTGGGGAAAGGCTTTTTTTACCCCCATATTTTTCTCTCTTCCCTGTTTCTCAGAGAGTACTCCTATACAAAAGCCCCCTCTTTTAGAATGAGGGGGCTTTCAGTATCCTCTTTTTGTGCTTTTATGTAAAACTTCTTCATAAAAAGAAGAGATACAAGGTTGACCTTTTTTACTAAAAATGCAAAATTAAGTGGTAAAATTGTTTTTTTCCGTTATACTTATAAGAGGAAGCCTTATAGAGCGGGGAACAATGGATGTTTCATCCAAACGCGGGTTTACCCTTGTAGAAGTGTTAGTTGTTGTTGCAATTATTGGTATTTTAGCAACAACAGTTACCTTTTCCATTGGAAACCTTGTTGCCCGGAGACGTTTTGAACGGGATATTTTTGCAGTACGATCTCAGTTGAGATCTTTGCGGGCTCGGGCCATTGCGGATGATACGCCATACATTGTCGATTTTTCCGGTGGAAACATACAGGTGCACGCCTTTGATGGGCCTTCAGCGGTGATACCGGCAATGCCCTCTCAGCATCTCCGTGATGTAACCGATGAAGTTCTTCCGGATGGGTTGCGCACTTTGTCTGTTGGCCCCTTTCCCGCAGAGGCTGCATCGCAATTGGGAACGAAGCTGGGTATATCCCTCTCAACAGAGGCGGTTCAGGGAGACTGGGAGAGTCCTTCGGGCGCCTCCGGAAGTAACCGTCTTATTTTCTTCAATGACGAAATAGGCTCAATGAATCACGGACTCATATACATTCCAAATACGGAGCTTCCCCAGGAAGGGGCAGCCATAGTTAAAACAGAAGCAGGTACTACCCTGCATGTCTTTAAATGGAATGGTGGGTCATGGGTACAACGAGAGTAAAAAATTCGGGGTTTTCCGTAGCAGAAGTCATGATTGCCATGGTGGTGCTTGGCATTGGCATAACAGTTGCCACCTCGACAATGATGTTTTTATCAGACAGAAGTGGTGATACGCAAGAGAGTAATGTTGCGTATGAATTGACACGGCAGAAGTTGGTTTCTCTTACGGGAGGGTCTTCTGTTGTTGAGCGAGACGGCAGTGATTCGCCTCAGAGGGACGGAGTGACCTATGATCGTTCCTGGGAGGTAGATGATTCTGGCCATCCCGCTGTAGTCACTGTGACAACGGCATGGCAAACCCGTGCAGGACGTTCTGATTCAGTACGACTTACGGGATATATTCGCGGAGATGTCTGTCCTGATATAGAAAATAATGATGCCCCGGATAGTCTTGAAATACGTAATGAAGAGGGAGAGGTGGTTGATCATGATCAGCTTCCCCTTGTTATTACCATACCGGAGGGCGGCACCAGCGGGATAGATCGGTTTGTGGCTGAACTCATTGGTCATGACCCCGACAGTGCTGAGGGTGATTTTGCCCAGCCATCTCTGGAAGCGGGGGAGGCGGATAATGATCATTTTCGTATTGTTGGCAGAAAGTTGCATACGGCTGAGGCACTTTCTCCAGGTTCCTATACCGTAGATGTGCTTCTTACTGACTGTTTTGGAGAAACCCTATCAACATCTATTTCGGTGCATTTGGTGGAGGCGGTACTCCCGCAAATAGAAGACGCTGTGCTCGACACATTATTTGAGCAGGTGAGCGATGATCCCCAGGTGGAGCGTCTTATTCCAAAGGACACCGTACTGCATACAATGGAAGTAAACAATGCATCACGGGCACAAATTTCGTGGTCCATTGTGGGCGGGAATCCTGATTCCATCTTTGGAATTCGCAACGAGCAGCCCCATAAGGGCCGTATATATGTACGTGCCCCGGAAGAAATAAACTATGATGAGGGCGTACAGGAGTACTCCTTACAGATTCAAGGTCTTTTGGGTGATCTTTCCGGCAGTGCCACCGTGACAATACCCATTGGTGATGTTATCCAGACTCCTGAAAGCACTGCTCTGACTAATACCACCATTGAGGCCGGCTCACCCCAGGGGACGGTGGTTGGCGTGTTTGAAACGGAGGACCCCGATATTGATGCCGATCATAGCTATGAGGTGTATAACTGGGATGTGCCTGTGGGTGATCTCTTTGCTGCTGTTGAAGACACCCTAGTAGTGAATGCTTCTGCAGGAGTGCCTGCTGATTTCTCTGGTTCTACCGAAATAAATGTTGAAACGAGAGATCGGGAGGATACTGAAACATCTATCCAAACCACCTTTTTTATAGAAGTAACTCCCGCCCCAGAGAATGGAGAAAATGGCGATGATACCGGGGAAAGTGAAGGGAGTGATCCCTGTGCGGGAGTTGATGAGTGGCCATTAGGCTCCTATTCCATAGGTGATTTGGTTGTAAATAACGGAAAACTGTGGGAGTGTATCAATGCTGGCCAAGGACATAGGGAGCCAAGTGGTCCACACGGTGATCATGGCTGGGAAGAAATTAACGTATGTGCACCATAGGAGACAGCAGCAATGAAAACCACTAATCCACTTGGAAATTCCAGAGGTGTTACCCTTGTAGAGCTTATTGTCTACATGGTGGTAAGCCTCTTTGTTGTTACGTACTCCCTCGATTTTATCACCTCTCTTCTGACAGGAGCAGAACATGAGCGTCGCGTTGTAGATCTTCAGCATTCCGGGACAGATCTCATTAACATTATTTCCCGTGATATGGGTACCATGGGGTTTAAACATTATCTTATCGCAGACACTGTGGATTTCGCAGACACTGTGGATTATCGTGAGGAACACCGACTAGCCCGTATTCCGGGAACCTGGACCGGAAGCTTTGCCTATTCTTCTCCACCAGACCCTATGCCCAATGATTCCGCCGCCTCGTTTCTATTTATTCAAGGCGACGCTTCCCTTATTGATACCCTCACATTTTTCCGTGGTGTTATGGAGACAATCCGCGTACCTGAGCGGGTAGAACAGGTTTCCTATACTCTCAGTGGTGATTCGCTGTATCGCCGAATCACCCCCCTTGATATAGATCTTTCTTCCCCACCAGAGCCGGAATTTTCAGATTGGGATGCAACGCAGGAGACTGTTACGGTTCTTGCGGATAATGTGGTTGCTCTTACGTATGAATTTTCCCCTGATTTTCAAACCTGGACAGATGACCCCGAAGGGGGGCGTCATACAATCCGGTATGTGAGAGTCACTCTGTTGGTTCGTTCTTCTATGCCCGGTGGAGTAGTCACGGAGCGAACCTTTGAATTTCCGGGAGATCGTGAATATACTCCTCCGGCACAGAGTAAAAATGTATACCGTAAATATGAATCGATCATTGAGGTACCGAGCAATGGAATATTATAATCGTCGGGGCATGTCCCTGTCATACACTGTAATTGCAATTGCCCTTGTGGGCATTATATCGGCTACATTACTCAATCTCAGTCACTCTCAGCAGATGGCGCAGATTAGTTTTACTAATTCTCAAAGCGCTCGGTCTGCTGTTCACAGTGGGTTTACCAAGGCCTTAGCCTTTTTTGAAACCGCTGATTCGACGGACCAAGAAGAGGTGGTGACCTTTTTGAATCGATGGGCAAATGATTCTAAAAACAAGGAAGTTTGGCTTATTGGTGATGATGATAGTTATGATTCTCTTGATACGCATACGCGATTTCGTGTGCAGGTTACGGGATTCGACCCACACACTTCAGCTATTTCTCTTTATTCGGAAGGGATTGGCCGAGGTGGTGCGCGGGCGAGCGCCATGGGGGTGTATCGATTGGAGGGGATGGGTGATGAAGAGCGTGAAATACCGAACCAGAATGCAATTTATATGGAGGATGATGTTTCATTAGAATTGCGAGGCCCTGTACAAATCAACGGTGGGACACGATTTAGTTCATCAGTAAATTTTGATGAGCAAACATCCGGTTCAGTTTTCAATGGTTTTTTTCAAACGCAGGCTTCTGATGGGCAGATGGTGTACAAAGGTCACTTTGAATTTACAGATAATGCTTTATTTTATACACGTCCAAGACTTGAATTACGTTCACATCCATCAATTCAGCCTTCATCATTTACCTTTAGAGGCAAGGGTGGCTTTCCTGAAGGCGCTGTTAGTGCGGGCGCTGATGCACCATTTGTTTTTGCAGAAGACACGTCAAGTTCATTTTGGTTGGAGAATCCCCAAATTGATTGGGGTGATGGGAATTATAACTTCAATAATAGAAGTATCTATTATGCTGAAGGGGCCTTTCCAAATGAAAGTTGGATTGATGGGGATAATAATACCATTCACGGACCAAGTATGACTGTGGAATATATTGAAGATTCTCTGTCTCTTCCGCCGGAATGCCCGTATTCTATTAATCTTGATGTTATACCGGATGATAAAATTATTGACTTAAGCAGTACTGATGCAGATGCCACTTATTTTGAAAATCTTGCAACTTCAAACGCAACATGGAATGGGTTTACGGTTATTCGCATATCAGATGCCACTGTAAATGTGTACGATACTGGTTCCTTAATTACCAGTAGGTTTATTGTTATTGTGGAAAATAATGGTACATTACAGCCAACCTCAACAGGCTCTATGTTTTCGGTTGAACCTAATGGTCATTTCACTATTATAAATAATGGAGGAGCTGTTAGTAATATTGGGGGGTGGGATTACTTTCGTGGTTTGTTTTACAGGATGTCAGG contains these protein-coding regions:
- a CDS encoding purine-nucleoside phosphorylase, producing MILSPPLHTTLRSYNLREALILGSGWNNLVHHIKVVTTIPYHDIEPMPHCTTSHHRGNMHVAQKGSKHILIFEGRSHLYECYTPQQVVTPVYIAQSLGIETLLLTNASGACCPTVPPGALFFIEDHINLTGCSPLRGTDNYKIGPRYPSLHEVYSGGVTEILIQAGRELSLPTHCGVYAGISGPETPTPAENAMYRMWGAHTVGMSTVMEAIAAAHCGMRVGGISLVTDSACDSAAPALPRAAQKRAKQTEQKRNKFILKVLELLWHKATSKRLTQR
- a CDS encoding DivIVA domain-containing protein produces the protein MEITPIEIRNYKFRKQLFNGLDEDHVMSFLQQIADEVADLSAKNNAMATKIKELTGQVGHYKKIEHTMNETLMTAQRATDDARANAQKEAELILKDAQVRADRYEDETRSRIHELTGEIRSLQAQKESFLARFRAMLRDQLSYLDVMGGHLDDDDASHDDE
- a CDS encoding YggT family protein, which translates into the protein MWVLVLLFNAAELLLLIRIILSWLQYESANEFTRWVCSVVDPLLAPIRSFLPQNSMGIDFSPIILFIFIDIVKRLALTL
- a CDS encoding YggS family pyridoxal phosphate-dependent enzyme; the protein is MEYSYLDTTVAQVHEEINRACTDAGRDPSEITCIVVTKRKPCALAQAVISRGNVHIGENRPQEIMEKVPQLQGNFTMHLIGQLQSNKVNKVAPYIDWAHSVDRPKIITKLNDAAGELSKTINICLQVNTSGEAQKSGCRPEEARHLCELIAQKPHLSLRGLMTMGPLGGTEQQTRAAFATLRALGESIQDLCHEKRVELSMGMSGDFPLAIAEGATMVRIGSRIVGSREE
- the trpS gene encoding tryptophan--tRNA ligase; protein product: MDRKISLTGIKPTGMPHLGNYMGAIAPALELAQEYHAHYFIADYHALNSVRDAHELRQMTYEVAATWIACGLDPEKVLFYRQSDVPETFELTTMLMAFTAKGLMNRAHAYKALVQANVAAGKDHDFGVNMGLYTYPILMAADILLFDAHVVPVGKDQVQHLEMAADIAQTINANYKDELLRIPRAITHTNTALVIGQDGRKMSKSYNNTIPLFIPQKQFRKKIMKIQTNSQEIHEVKDPQQCSVFALYSLFATQQQQEDLAARYRAGGMGWGEAKTALYEVLEEIIGPKRAIYNELMGDTAQIDAILQKGAEKAREKAAAKISQLRKAMGFN
- a CDS encoding geranylgeranylglyceryl/heptaprenylglyceryl phosphate synthase; the encoded protein is MTETVYRDIQERTRRGEKLLWVLLDPDDATPREAGERARTAEDHGAHAILVGGSLMSSVHFDEFVLSVRDAVNIPVLLFPGDATQISAHAHGVLFLTLLSGRNPNFLIGEQLKGAPRIRQAGIEPMATAYLLVESGNTTSVEFMSNTKPLPRDKPDIAAMHALAAEYMGQKLLYLEAGSGAHSSVPPALITAVRHSTSLPLIVGGGLRSVAHVQEKLAAGADIIVTGTVVSEAGGTQTLADFARVVREAWRR
- a CDS encoding prepilin-type N-terminal cleavage/methylation domain-containing protein, with product MKHKYSHGFTLVEVLVVVAIIGILATTVTFAVGPLVERRRAEAQVVSLFSQLRNVRAKAIALNRRLYVELQSSPDDIRLVDENDTVYPSVFTDPLDLFQYGDLPAGLAGFDGSEPIQGDWANHDRITFHHDGIGTITSGVVYLQNIQRPDEGFALVRTSERNTLSLYFWDGAQWLKRE
- a CDS encoding prepilin-type N-terminal cleavage/methylation domain-containing protein → MAEAGVNKHGFSVAEVMIAMVVLGIAITITTSTILHIAQQGDDTKVSNYGYMLTKEKLMEYTRDGAPSRSVGTYEDTQEREGIRYTREAEVTTEQTVIVTTTWAVNGRKDSVVLRGRLRGSPCPDIGNNSPPESLTVYHGVAGDSHFTLEDGESADDSVRFFVAEGDSLSQNTRLATLVGHDPDIEEGDRLSFHLDDTEGDNAFFRITRDELYPAQPLDTGEYTLFIEVRDCFDETLTAEMTILVEQEFSFSITVPDVSIHEHYPDTSPYYDTFAYADPDSREVVQAELTGGSIAFSDLDTIELIEDGGGIFAITDEGLVYIQEGREKDLDYDTGTQNYTLRVTAEYDETNTASAFFTVSLKDVNEPPTGGTLSNVRVPKIPVGTGFTPSVGILRAEDPDRDESHTFEITSGSNVEITNDSILRFIGSDDESPESVTIEVTDRHNVDSDTFLGTVFTETVTVNLKRKDHSWFRNTDNVPVFNDNFEWASAELGDLVRHGERIYEVVNTDGAAWGQISSANFEKRFDVPEESE